In Leptodesmis sichuanensis A121, the following are encoded in one genomic region:
- a CDS encoding branched-chain amino acid ABC transporter permease — translation MDPQLLQLFVNGIAISSIIALGAVGLTLTYCILRLSNFAHGDFMTLGAYITLLANALGINIWIAMVIGAIATIGAALLSEKIIWAPMRARRATSATLIIISIGLALFIRNGIILFWGGNNQSYKLPVKEALQLGPVRLPFYGLVVVGLAIVTIFGLHYLLQNTKIGKAMRAVADDLDLARVTGIRVDRVILWTWIIAAGLTALGGSMLGLVEAVRPNMGWFLILPMFAAVILGGIGNPYGAIAGAFVIGIAQEVSTYWLRTEYKLAVALVIMILVLLLKPQGLFKGTV, via the coding sequence ATGGATCCCCAACTTCTGCAACTGTTTGTCAATGGTATTGCCATCAGCAGTATTATCGCCCTGGGAGCGGTTGGCCTGACGCTCACCTACTGTATTCTGCGACTCTCCAACTTTGCGCACGGTGATTTCATGACGTTGGGAGCTTATATTACCCTACTGGCCAATGCCCTGGGGATTAATATCTGGATTGCTATGGTGATTGGCGCGATCGCCACGATCGGGGCTGCCCTGCTGAGTGAAAAAATTATCTGGGCACCCATGCGTGCTCGACGGGCCACCTCCGCAACCCTGATTATTATTTCCATCGGACTCGCCCTGTTCATCCGTAACGGCATTATCTTGTTCTGGGGCGGCAATAACCAGAGTTACAAATTGCCTGTAAAAGAAGCCCTGCAACTTGGCCCAGTACGCCTGCCCTTTTATGGCCTGGTGGTGGTGGGGCTGGCGATCGTTACCATCTTTGGTCTGCATTACCTGTTGCAAAATACCAAAATTGGTAAAGCGATGCGGGCCGTTGCCGATGATCTGGATCTGGCACGGGTGACGGGAATTCGGGTAGACCGGGTGATTTTGTGGACATGGATCATTGCGGCTGGCTTAACTGCCCTGGGAGGAAGTATGCTGGGCCTGGTCGAAGCAGTGCGACCGAATATGGGCTGGTTCCTGATTTTGCCTATGTTTGCAGCGGTAATTCTGGGAGGCATTGGTAATCCCTATGGGGCGATCGCAGGAGCCTTTGTGATTGGGATTGCCCAGGAAGTCAGCACCTACTGGCTGCGAACGGAATATAAACTCGCGGTTGCTCTGGTAATTATGATCCTGGTGCTGCTTTTGAAACCCCAGGGCTTATTTAAAGGAACGGTTTAG
- a CDS encoding branched-chain amino acid ABC transporter permease, giving the protein MTDFFSNYGFLLVSMVLGAMLGLSLYLPLMAGQLSLASPGFYALGGYMAAILSTKVFPPTQGLFPLPLLGLEMLLAAIACGVLGIVVGIPALRLRGIYLAIATIAFVEILRILCLNLEITGGAVGIFGIPQPFSEPISYLWVALPLLLLSMGFFYRLEKIRVGRAFIAIREDELAADAMGINPTYFKVLAFTLGAILAGMVGAISAHFLNTWNTRQGTFDASIIYLTFVLIGGSRTFWGPVLGGMVFTALPEILRVMADIPGLPNWLAQFLRDGRLIIFGLLIVIGTIFFPQGLITPDTFKRQRSKP; this is encoded by the coding sequence ATGACTGATTTCTTCTCCAACTACGGATTCCTGCTAGTCTCAATGGTGTTGGGAGCCATGTTGGGGTTGTCTTTATACCTGCCCCTGATGGCGGGACAATTATCCCTCGCCAGTCCGGGGTTTTATGCATTGGGCGGCTACATGGCGGCGATTTTATCCACGAAGGTCTTTCCTCCCACTCAGGGACTATTTCCGTTGCCACTGTTAGGACTGGAGATGTTGCTGGCCGCGATCGCCTGTGGAGTGTTGGGCATTGTGGTTGGGATTCCGGCTTTGCGGTTGCGGGGCATTTATCTGGCGATCGCGACGATCGCCTTTGTGGAGATTCTGCGGATCCTCTGTCTGAACCTGGAGATTACGGGTGGAGCGGTGGGTATCTTTGGTATTCCGCAGCCTTTCTCAGAACCAATTAGCTACCTCTGGGTGGCCCTGCCCCTGTTGCTGCTCAGTATGGGCTTTTTTTACCGTCTGGAAAAGATTCGGGTGGGGCGAGCCTTCATTGCCATTCGGGAGGATGAACTGGCAGCGGATGCGATGGGCATTAATCCTACCTACTTCAAGGTACTGGCCTTTACGCTAGGAGCAATTCTGGCAGGCATGGTAGGAGCGATTAGCGCCCACTTTCTGAATACCTGGAACACGCGCCAGGGCACCTTTGATGCCAGCATTATTTACCTCACCTTTGTGTTAATTGGTGGCTCCAGGACATTTTGGGGGCCAGTCCTGGGAGGGATGGTATTTACGGCCCTGCCAGAAATTCTGCGCGTCATGGCCGACATTCCAGGACTACCTAACTGGTTAGCTCAGTTTCTACGGGATGGCCGTCTGATCATTTTTGGTCTGTTGATTGTGATTGGTACGATCTTTTTCCCACAGGGACTAATCACTCCCGATACCTTCAAGCGGCAGCGATCGAAGCCCTAA
- the lipA gene encoding lipoyl synthase has translation MPIETDSTDLSSNQRQRSDLVNLPEWLRRPVGKASELSTVQRIIKQRQIHTICEEGRCPNRAECYAQGTATFLLMGPTCTRACAFCQVDKGHAPMPLDAEEPRKVAEAVQLLGLKYVVLTSVARDDLPDQGASWFVQTMTAIRQINSAIQIEVLTPDFWGGRDGREAGLTPDDLQQQRIATVVEAQPACYNHNIETVGRLQGMVRRGARYDRSLRVLKLVKDLDATIPTKSGLMLGHGETLEEVVETLQDLRAVGCDRVTIGQYMRPSLEHLPVRKYWIPEEFEHLGAIAREIGFSHVRSGPLVRSSYHAGEEK, from the coding sequence ATGCCCATTGAAACTGACTCGACCGACCTCTCTTCTAATCAACGTCAGCGCTCCGATCTGGTGAATTTACCAGAGTGGTTGCGGCGACCCGTGGGTAAGGCCAGTGAGCTATCTACAGTGCAGCGCATTATTAAGCAACGACAGATTCACACGATTTGTGAGGAAGGGCGATGTCCCAATCGGGCTGAGTGTTATGCCCAGGGGACAGCAACATTTTTGTTAATGGGGCCAACCTGTACCCGGGCCTGTGCCTTTTGCCAGGTGGATAAAGGCCATGCTCCCATGCCTCTGGATGCAGAAGAACCGCGAAAAGTGGCAGAAGCGGTGCAGTTATTGGGCCTGAAATACGTGGTGCTGACCTCGGTGGCCCGGGATGATTTACCAGATCAGGGAGCCTCCTGGTTTGTACAAACCATGACTGCAATTCGGCAGATCAATTCAGCCATCCAAATTGAAGTGTTAACGCCAGACTTTTGGGGCGGACGGGATGGCAGGGAAGCCGGACTTACCCCAGATGATTTGCAACAGCAACGGATTGCCACGGTAGTAGAAGCACAACCTGCCTGCTATAACCACAACATTGAAACGGTGGGCAGACTGCAAGGAATGGTGCGCCGGGGAGCCAGGTATGACCGATCGCTGCGGGTTCTCAAGTTAGTCAAAGACCTGGATGCGACAATTCCCACTAAATCCGGCTTGATGCTGGGACACGGCGAAACGTTAGAGGAAGTGGTGGAAACGCTGCAGGATCTACGGGCAGTGGGCTGCGATCGGGTCACCATCGGCCAATATATGCGTCCCTCCCTGGAGCATCTCCCTGTTCGGAAATATTGGATCCCAGAGGAGTTTGAGCATTTAGGCGCGATCGCTCGTGAAATCGGCTTTTCCCATGTTCGCTCTGGTCCCCTCGTTCGCAGTTCCTACCATGCAGGAGAAGAGAAGTAG
- a CDS encoding response regulator gives MAGHKILVIDDSNVIRNMVRDMLPKGNFEVLEAKDGVQGLNLIQQERPNLIMLDFLLPKMSGWEVFQHIQTQPELQAIPLVLMSGRKEEVTEKLQEPFEYFEFVQKPFDQRVLIDAIKSAMAKAKRRPVAAVTAASPAAAAGAADSNADIQALNEKIAKMQAEIDGLKKQMAQLVAFIRQKLQ, from the coding sequence GTGGCAGGTCACAAAATTCTGGTTATCGACGACAGTAACGTCATCCGCAATATGGTTCGCGATATGTTGCCCAAGGGTAACTTTGAAGTTCTGGAAGCAAAAGATGGCGTACAGGGGTTAAACCTGATCCAGCAGGAGCGTCCTAACCTGATTATGTTGGACTTTCTGCTGCCCAAAATGAGTGGTTGGGAAGTCTTTCAGCACATCCAAACCCAACCGGAACTGCAAGCCATTCCCCTGGTGCTGATGTCAGGGCGTAAGGAAGAAGTTACGGAAAAGCTACAAGAACCCTTCGAGTACTTTGAATTTGTCCAAAAACCGTTTGATCAGCGGGTCTTAATTGATGCCATTAAGTCAGCAATGGCTAAGGCTAAACGTCGGCCAGTAGCGGCTGTTACGGCTGCCAGTCCAGCCGCGGCTGCAGGAGCGGCAGATTCCAACGCAGATATTCAAGCCTTAAATGAAAAGATTGCTAAGATGCAGGCTGAAATCGATGGGTTGAAGAAACAAATGGCGCAATTGGTGGCCTTTATTCGGCAGAAATTGCAGTAG
- the psaX gene encoding photosystem I protein PsaX yields the protein MSQPQTFAKTNKPTYVFRASWALLLLGINFLVAAWYHGILK from the coding sequence ATGTCGCAGCCCCAAACTTTTGCCAAGACGAACAAACCCACCTATGTTTTTCGTGCTAGCTGGGCGTTATTGTTACTGGGAATCAACTTCCTGGTAGCTGCCTGGTATCACGGCATTTTGAAATAA
- a CDS encoding NAD-dependent succinate-semialdehyde dehydrogenase, producing the protein MGIATINPATGETVKTYEPLADWEIENKVALAQQAFESYRQTTFEQRSQWMTAAANLLETEKEHFGKMMTLEMGKTLKSAIAEVEKCAWVCRYYAENAANFLADVPGETDASRSFVRYQPLGIVLAVMPWNFPFWQVFRFAAPALMAGNVGLLKHASNVPQSALAIEQIFQESGFPCGVFQTLLIGANKVAGLMADDRIKAGTLTGSEPAGASLAMAAGKEIKKVVLELGGSDPFVVMPSADLETAVHTAVTARLINNGQSCIAAKRFIIANSIADEFEEKLVAKYKELKVGDPMQPDTDIGPLATRLIVKELDEQVQAIVNEGARVLIGGKALDGPGNYYLPTIVTDIPATSKMAREEFFGPVALLFRVADVHEAIQVANNIPFGLGGSAWTNDPEEQELLINGIEAGAVFINGMVKSDPRLPFGGIKRSGFGRELGIQGIHEFVNIKTVWIK; encoded by the coding sequence ATGGGTATTGCCACGATTAACCCGGCGACTGGAGAAACTGTAAAGACCTATGAGCCGCTAGCGGACTGGGAGATTGAAAACAAGGTAGCGCTGGCTCAGCAAGCGTTTGAAAGCTATCGCCAGACGACCTTTGAGCAGCGATCGCAGTGGATGACGGCAGCGGCTAATTTGCTAGAAACTGAGAAAGAGCACTTCGGCAAGATGATGACCCTGGAGATGGGGAAAACCTTGAAGTCAGCGATCGCAGAGGTTGAGAAATGCGCCTGGGTGTGTCGCTACTACGCCGAAAATGCCGCCAACTTCCTGGCCGATGTGCCCGGTGAAACCGATGCCAGTCGTAGCTTTGTGCGCTACCAGCCCCTGGGAATTGTCTTAGCCGTCATGCCCTGGAACTTTCCCTTCTGGCAAGTCTTCCGATTTGCGGCTCCGGCCCTGATGGCAGGCAATGTGGGTCTACTGAAACACGCCTCCAATGTACCGCAGTCTGCCCTGGCGATTGAGCAAATCTTTCAGGAATCAGGTTTTCCCTGTGGTGTATTCCAGACTCTGCTGATTGGAGCTAACAAAGTAGCTGGACTGATGGCTGACGATCGCATCAAAGCTGGAACCCTGACGGGTAGCGAACCTGCAGGAGCTAGTCTGGCCATGGCGGCTGGCAAAGAAATCAAGAAGGTTGTCCTGGAACTGGGAGGTAGTGATCCCTTTGTCGTGATGCCCAGTGCGGATTTAGAGACGGCTGTGCATACGGCTGTCACTGCCCGCTTGATCAATAACGGCCAATCTTGCATTGCCGCCAAACGCTTCATTATTGCGAACTCTATTGCCGATGAATTTGAGGAAAAACTGGTCGCCAAATACAAGGAATTAAAAGTTGGGGATCCTATGCAACCTGACACCGATATCGGCCCCCTAGCCACTCGGTTGATTGTCAAAGAGCTAGATGAACAGGTGCAAGCGATCGTCAACGAAGGGGCACGAGTGCTGATCGGTGGTAAAGCTCTAGACGGGCCAGGAAACTATTACCTGCCGACGATCGTCACCGATATTCCCGCCACCAGCAAAATGGCGCGAGAAGAGTTCTTTGGCCCAGTTGCCCTGCTGTTCCGGGTTGCCGATGTGCATGAAGCGATTCAGGTCGCCAATAATATTCCCTTTGGACTGGGTGGTAGTGCCTGGACGAATGATCCCGAAGAACAGGAACTGCTAATTAACGGCATTGAAGCGGGAGCCGTGTTTATTAACGGCATGGTTAAGTCCGATCCCCGCCTACCCTTTGGTGGGATTAAGCGATCGGGCTTTGGTCGCGAACTAGGGATTCAGGGCATCCATGAGTTTGTAAATATCAAGACCGTCTGGATTAAGTGA
- a CDS encoding foldase protein PrsA, which produces MQVLEMVGDRSGSISPEELVSFLKKNLQYQEVRLGVLQQAIVNRAAAARGIEVDQPEIQAEADRQRRERHLERAADTLAWLSNQQITAEEWEAGIRDRLLTQKLIENLFGNEVESYFVQNRLDFDQVVLYQIIVPYEQLATELFYQIEESEISFFEAAHLYDIDPNRRQYCGYEGKLYRWSLKPEIAAVVFAADPRQIIPPVQTEQGFHLLRVEEFITAQLTPETRQEILQRLFREWLNGELNYWLNPYNLGEQKNE; this is translated from the coding sequence ATGCAGGTACTTGAGATGGTGGGCGATCGCAGTGGCAGTATCAGTCCAGAGGAGCTTGTGAGCTTTCTGAAAAAAAACCTTCAGTACCAGGAGGTCCGGTTAGGGGTGCTGCAACAGGCGATTGTGAATCGAGCCGCTGCCGCCAGGGGAATTGAGGTGGATCAACCAGAAATTCAAGCAGAAGCCGATCGCCAGCGTCGAGAGCGTCATTTAGAGCGGGCAGCAGATACCTTGGCCTGGTTGTCTAATCAACAGATCACAGCAGAAGAGTGGGAGGCGGGAATTCGCGATCGCTTGTTGACTCAAAAGTTGATAGAGAACCTGTTCGGCAATGAGGTTGAAAGCTATTTTGTCCAGAATCGCTTGGACTTTGATCAGGTGGTGCTCTATCAAATCATTGTGCCTTACGAACAGTTGGCCACTGAATTGTTTTATCAAATTGAGGAATCAGAAATTAGCTTTTTTGAAGCCGCCCACCTGTATGATATTGACCCTAATCGCCGACAGTACTGCGGCTATGAAGGAAAATTGTATCGCTGGAGTTTGAAACCAGAGATTGCCGCTGTCGTGTTTGCTGCCGACCCTAGACAGATTATTCCTCCCGTGCAAACGGAGCAAGGTTTTCACCTGTTGCGAGTCGAAGAATTTATTACTGCCCAACTCACCCCTGAAACCCGGCAGGAAATTCTCCAGCGATTGTTCCGAGAATGGCTGAATGGAGAACTGAATTACTGGCTCAATCCTTACAACCTGGGAGAACAAAAAAATGAGTAA